A window of Stutzerimonas stutzeri genomic DNA:
CGCCGGAAGCCATCGACTGGCGGGCGCTGGATGTCGACCTGGTGCTGGAGTGTTCCGGTGCTTACACCAGTCGCGCCGACGGCGAGCGCTTTCTCGCGGCCGGAGCGCCGCGTGTGCTGTTTTCCCAGCCTATGGCCAGCGCGGCGGACATCGATGCCACGGTGGTGATGGGCATTAACCAGCATCAGCTGAGCGGCGCCGAACGGCTGGTCTCCAACGCCTCCTGCACCACCAACTGTGGCGTGCCGTTGCTCAAGTTGCTCAACGACGCGGTGGGCATCGAGTACGCCTCGATCACCACCATCCATTCGGCCATGAACGATCAGCCGGTCATCGACGCCTACCATCACGACGATCTGCGCCGCACCCGCTCTGCGTTTCAGTCAGTGATTCCGGTATCCACCGGCCTGGCGAAAGGCATCGAGCGACTGTTGCCGGAACTCTCGGGGCGGATTCAGGCCAAAGCGGTGCGGGTGCCCACGGTGAACGTGTCCTGCCTGGACATCACACTGCAGACCGCCTGTGATACCGATGCGCGAACGATCAACCGAGTGCTGCGCGAAGCTGCCGAAAGCGGGCCGTTGCAGGGGCTGCTGGCATATACCGAGCTGCCGCACGCCAGCTGCGATTTCAACCACGATCCGCATTCGGCGATCGTCGATGGCAGTCTGACGCGAGCATCGGGCCCGCGCCTGGTGAATCTGCTGGCCTGGTTCGACAACGAATGGGGTTTTGCCAATCGCATGCTCGACGTCACCGACCACTATTTGCGCGTGGCCAATCGCATCTAGCAGCCCGCGCCAGGAACATCGCTGCTTTTCGACCTTAAGGAAGACCAATATGACCGTTTTGAAGATGACCGATCTCGATCTCCAGGGTAAGCGCGTGCTGATCCGCGAGGACCTCAACGTGCCGGTGAAGAACGGTGCGGTGAAGAGCGATGCGCGCATCCTGGCCTCGTTGCCGACCATCAAGCTGGCGCTGGAAAAGGGCGCCGCAGTGCTGGTCTGCTCGCACCTCGGCCGCCCGGAAGAGGGTATCTACAGCGAGGAAGACAGCCTCAAGCCGGTCGCCGACTACCTGTCCAAGGCCCTCGGCCGCGAAGTGCCGCTGATCAAGGACTACCTCGAAGGCGTCGAGGTCCAGCCCGGTGAGCTGGTGCTGCTGGAGAACGTGCGCTTCAACAAGGGCGAGAAGAAGAATACCGACGAGCTGGCGCAGAAGTATGCAGCGCTGTGCGACGTCTTCGTGATGGACGCCTTCGGCACTGCGCACCGTGCTCAGGGTTCGACCCATGGCGTGGCCAAATTTGCCAAGGTGGCCTGCGCCGGCCCGCTGCTGGCGGCAGAACTGGACGCGCTGGGCAAGGCACTGAAGACCCCGGCCAAGCCAATGGTCGCCATCGTCGCCGGCTCCAAGGTGTCCACCAAGCTCGACGTGTTGACCTCGCTGGCGGACGTTTGCGATCAGCTGATCGTTGGTGGCGGCATCGCCAATACCTTTCTCGCTGCTGCCGGCTACAACGTTGGCAAGTCGCTGTATGAAGCGGACCTGCTCGACACCGCCAAAGCCATCGCCGCCAAGGTAGCTGTGCCGTTGCCGGTCGACGTGGTAGTCGCCAAGGAATTCGCCGAAACGGCCGAAGCCACCGTCAAAGCCATTGCCGACGTCGCCGATGACGACATGATCCTGGACATCGGCCCGAAGACCGCCGCCATGTTCGGTGAAATGCTCAAGGCCTCGCATACCATCCTCTGGAATGGCCCGGTAGGCGTGTTCGAGTTCGATCAGTTCGGCAACGGCACCAAGGTGCTGGCTCAGGCCATTGCCCAGAGCCCGGCATTCTCCATCGCTGGCGGTGGCGACACCCTGGCCGCGATCGACAAGTACGGCGTGGCTGAGCAAATCTCCTATATTTCCACCGGTGGTGGCGCATTCCTCGAGTT
This region includes:
- the epd gene encoding erythrose-4-phosphate dehydrogenase encodes the protein MANARPYRVALNGYGRIGRCVLRAFYERGAAFDFQFVALNDLADMASLEYLTRFDSTHGRFPGEVSVDGDCLHLNGHCVKVLRESTPEAIDWRALDVDLVLECSGAYTSRADGERFLAAGAPRVLFSQPMASAADIDATVVMGINQHQLSGAERLVSNASCTTNCGVPLLKLLNDAVGIEYASITTIHSAMNDQPVIDAYHHDDLRRTRSAFQSVIPVSTGLAKGIERLLPELSGRIQAKAVRVPTVNVSCLDITLQTACDTDARTINRVLREAAESGPLQGLLAYTELPHASCDFNHDPHSAIVDGSLTRASGPRLVNLLAWFDNEWGFANRMLDVTDHYLRVANRI
- a CDS encoding phosphoglycerate kinase, translating into MTVLKMTDLDLQGKRVLIREDLNVPVKNGAVKSDARILASLPTIKLALEKGAAVLVCSHLGRPEEGIYSEEDSLKPVADYLSKALGREVPLIKDYLEGVEVQPGELVLLENVRFNKGEKKNTDELAQKYAALCDVFVMDAFGTAHRAQGSTHGVAKFAKVACAGPLLAAELDALGKALKTPAKPMVAIVAGSKVSTKLDVLTSLADVCDQLIVGGGIANTFLAAAGYNVGKSLYEADLLDTAKAIAAKVAVPLPVDVVVAKEFAETAEATVKAIADVADDDMILDIGPKTAAMFGEMLKASHTILWNGPVGVFEFDQFGNGTKVLAQAIAQSPAFSIAGGGDTLAAIDKYGVAEQISYISTGGGAFLEFVEGKVLPAVEVLEQRAG